Proteins encoded by one window of Tunturibacter psychrotolerans:
- a CDS encoding pyridoxal phosphate-dependent aminotransferase produces the protein MGQVEVSSRLALSELAPRLVQSEIRAMSVACDAMGGVNLAQGVCDTEVPEVVSEGAIRAIRDGFNIYTRLDGIPRLRKAIAGKVERTLGIVVDPEREVLVTSGVTGAFQAAAMALLNPGDEVLVFEPFYGYHVNTLSSLRVAAVAVPLAAPDWGLDLKAVRAAITPRTRGMVINTPSNPSGKVFTRVELEGLAKIAEEFDLFLFTDEIYEHFVYGGATHLSPASIPGMRERTILMSGFSKTFSVTGWRVGYLIADARWLGSIGYFHDLTYVCAPAPMQHGVADGVEQLGDDFYTGLALEHEVKRTMIVDALREAGMRPHVPDGAYYVLASAAGLPGATAADKARALLAKTGVAAVAGSAFFRPGKGEDLLRFCFAKKDKDLAEACRRLRTMGSPADL, from the coding sequence ATGGGACAGGTTGAGGTTTCATCGAGATTGGCACTGAGTGAGTTGGCGCCGCGGTTGGTGCAGTCGGAGATCCGCGCGATGAGCGTGGCGTGCGATGCGATGGGTGGAGTAAACCTGGCACAAGGCGTTTGCGATACGGAGGTGCCGGAAGTCGTGTCCGAAGGGGCGATTCGGGCGATTCGAGATGGGTTCAATATCTATACGCGCCTGGATGGGATTCCGCGGCTGAGAAAGGCGATTGCGGGAAAGGTGGAGCGAACGCTGGGGATTGTGGTCGATCCGGAACGCGAGGTGCTGGTGACCAGCGGAGTGACGGGCGCGTTTCAGGCCGCGGCGATGGCCCTCCTGAATCCGGGCGATGAGGTGCTGGTGTTCGAGCCGTTCTACGGGTATCACGTGAATACGCTGAGCTCGTTGCGGGTGGCGGCGGTCGCGGTGCCATTGGCCGCACCAGACTGGGGGCTCGATCTGAAGGCGGTGCGGGCTGCGATTACACCCAGGACGCGGGGGATGGTGATCAATACGCCTTCAAATCCCTCGGGGAAAGTGTTTACGCGGGTGGAACTCGAGGGTTTGGCGAAGATTGCGGAGGAGTTCGATCTGTTCTTGTTTACCGATGAGATCTATGAGCACTTCGTTTATGGAGGAGCAACACATCTGAGCCCGGCGTCGATTCCGGGGATGCGGGAGCGGACGATCTTGATGTCGGGTTTTTCAAAGACGTTTTCGGTGACAGGATGGAGAGTGGGATACCTAATTGCAGATGCGCGATGGCTGGGGTCGATTGGGTACTTTCATGACCTGACGTACGTGTGCGCACCTGCGCCAATGCAGCACGGCGTGGCGGATGGGGTGGAGCAACTTGGAGACGATTTTTATACCGGGCTGGCGTTGGAGCACGAGGTGAAGCGCACCATGATCGTGGACGCGCTGCGGGAAGCGGGAATGAGGCCGCATGTGCCAGATGGCGCTTACTATGTGCTGGCTTCTGCGGCAGGCCTGCCGGGCGCGACGGCGGCTGACAAAGCGAGGGCGCTTTTGGCGAAGACCGGAGTAGCTGCGGTGGCGGGGTCGGCTTTTTTCAGGCCGGGCAAGGGGGAGGATCTGCTGCGGTTTTGTTTCGCGAAGAAAGATAAGGATCTGGCGGAGGCTTGCCGGCGGCTGCGGACCATGGGGTCGCCTGCAGATCTATAA
- a CDS encoding YybH family protein — protein sequence MPLRSSLRLAAVLLVLLAPVTLPAQTPDPLHTATRQELDVIKVLLAQEAAWNKGDLTAFASGYKDSPDTLFIGHQVSRGYAGMVDQYKRDYPTRAAMGTLSFTDLEVHPLDENFAVCIGKYHLDRGKKDGGNAGGIFSLVLEKTTDGWKIIVDHTTS from the coding sequence ATGCCACTGCGTTCCTCTCTTCGCCTTGCTGCCGTCTTGCTCGTCCTCCTTGCGCCGGTCACCCTTCCCGCGCAAACGCCAGACCCTCTCCACACCGCCACGCGCCAGGAGCTCGACGTCATCAAAGTCCTCCTCGCCCAGGAGGCTGCATGGAACAAAGGCGACCTCACCGCCTTCGCGAGTGGTTACAAAGACTCCCCCGACACTCTCTTCATTGGTCACCAGGTCTCCCGCGGCTACGCCGGCATGGTTGACCAGTACAAGCGCGACTACCCGACACGCGCCGCCATGGGAACCCTCTCCTTCACCGATCTCGAAGTCCACCCTCTCGATGAAAACTTTGCCGTCTGCATCGGCAAATACCACCTCGACCGGGGCAAAAAAGATGGTGGGAACGCTGGAGGCATCTTCTCCCTGGTTCTAGAAAAGACCACCGACGGCTGGAAGATCATCGTCGACCACACCACCAGCTAA
- a CDS encoding PilZ domain-containing protein, with amino-acid sequence MDEFEGRESEGQEERRGVAVEGIVDRREHTRYAVDAWAEVMVKDGTMLFRGRVLDVSAGGCYIETEARLRLAPGTPVEIVFRAHDRVLKCDGTSRMVRTRGAGFLFEAMTPKVRAGLEGLIAELSRDP; translated from the coding sequence GTGGACGAGTTCGAGGGCCGGGAGTCGGAGGGGCAGGAGGAGCGGCGAGGCGTGGCGGTCGAGGGGATCGTCGATAGGCGAGAGCATACGCGCTATGCCGTGGATGCCTGGGCCGAGGTGATGGTGAAGGATGGAACGATGCTGTTTCGCGGGCGGGTGCTGGATGTGAGCGCGGGTGGATGCTACATCGAGACAGAAGCTCGGCTGCGACTGGCTCCCGGAACACCAGTGGAGATTGTATTTCGGGCGCACGACCGTGTGCTGAAATGTGATGGAACCAGCAGGATGGTGAGGACGCGAGGAGCTGGATTTTTGTTTGAGGCGATGACGCCTAAGGTGCGGGCGGGGCTTGAGGGACTGATTGCAGAGTTGAGTCGGGATCCTTAG
- a CDS encoding MGH1-like glycoside hydrolase domain-containing protein: MPDTARKTAEDQRLTENKDRTKNWQRWGTYLPERQWGTVREDYSFNGDVWNSFPYEMAQFRAFRWGEDGLLGWTDRQCRLCFSTVLWNGQDRTLKERLFGLGNNEGNHGEDVKEQFYYLDAVPTHSYCKALYKYPQSAFPYDQLREENKRRGYDMPEYELLDTGIFDNNRYFDIFIEYAKSDVEDMLIRITAHNRGPEAAPLTIMPQLTLRNNWSWKNLEATGKTKPVISQTGSFQVKAEHKILGTYRFEPLNGNTLLPERLLFTENDSNMRRLDPNYNGPDHFSKDGFNRYIVHGDQSAVKEGSGTKSTLLYRCVLEPGTSQTLYLRLVRLDRETPLQDKTENSAYIEPSAIEIAQAEVLFATRKSEADAFYAQRIPKEVTAEERNVSRQAYAGLLWCKQFYYFIAERWMSGDPTQIAPPPERMKKSEDWRHLFCRDILSMPDKWEYPWFAAWDTAFHMIPMASIDPEFAKDQLLLLLREWYMHPNGQMPAYEFAFGDVNPPVHGWAVLHVYRLGADENGVGDLDFLERAFQKLMLNFTWWVNRNDEKGRNLFGGGFLGLDNIGVFDRSVALPDGVNLHQADGTAWMGLYCAVMLQIALELAHHRSKAYEDIASKFFEHYIAVIDAINSVGGSGLWDEDEGFYFDKLDHDDGRSISLKVRSMVGIAPLFAVCIMKRDTIAGLKDFEKRKKWFLTNKEELSQYVSTAKCANERIDGSQWIAIAPRHRFQRILQRVLDESEFLSPHGIRALSRHHHENPFEVELAGQRLRVRYTPAEGDSGMFGGNSNWRGPVWFPMNMLLINALQRYSLVYGDDFRLEYPTGSGQQRPLIEIAEDIARRLVNLFLPGQDGHRPSHGREGRYATDPYWKDLIIFSEYFDGDTGRGLGASHQTGWTALAATLIQALYKARETRDRAQ, from the coding sequence ATGCCCGATACAGCCCGGAAAACCGCAGAAGACCAACGCCTTACTGAAAACAAAGATCGCACGAAAAATTGGCAGCGATGGGGTACCTATCTGCCGGAGCGGCAGTGGGGCACTGTTCGGGAGGACTACTCCTTTAACGGTGACGTATGGAATTCGTTCCCGTATGAGATGGCGCAGTTCAGGGCCTTCCGCTGGGGTGAGGACGGCCTGCTCGGATGGACAGATCGGCAGTGTCGTTTATGCTTCAGCACGGTGCTCTGGAATGGGCAAGACCGAACCCTGAAGGAGCGGCTCTTCGGCCTCGGCAACAACGAAGGCAATCACGGCGAAGACGTGAAAGAGCAGTTCTATTATCTGGATGCAGTTCCGACGCATAGCTACTGCAAGGCGCTATACAAGTATCCGCAGAGTGCATTTCCCTACGATCAACTTCGTGAAGAAAACAAACGGCGTGGCTACGACATGCCCGAGTATGAATTGCTGGATACAGGCATCTTCGACAACAACCGCTACTTCGACATCTTCATTGAGTACGCCAAGTCCGACGTGGAAGATATGCTAATACGGATCACGGCGCACAATCGCGGACCGGAGGCGGCGCCGCTCACGATCATGCCGCAGCTTACGCTTCGCAACAATTGGTCGTGGAAGAATCTGGAGGCAACGGGGAAGACAAAGCCTGTCATCTCGCAGACCGGCTCCTTCCAAGTAAAAGCGGAGCATAAAATTTTGGGGACATATCGTTTTGAACCTTTGAATGGAAACACGTTGTTGCCAGAGCGTCTTCTCTTTACCGAAAACGATAGCAACATGCGCCGTCTGGACCCAAACTACAACGGCCCAGACCATTTCAGCAAAGACGGCTTCAATCGCTACATTGTTCACGGGGACCAGAGCGCGGTGAAGGAGGGCAGCGGCACAAAGAGCACGCTGCTATACCGATGCGTTCTGGAGCCTGGCACGAGCCAAACGCTTTACCTCCGTCTCGTACGCCTCGATCGTGAGACGCCACTTCAGGACAAAACCGAGAACTCCGCTTACATTGAACCATCAGCGATCGAGATCGCGCAGGCAGAAGTCCTATTCGCAACACGCAAGTCTGAGGCAGATGCCTTCTACGCGCAACGGATCCCAAAGGAAGTTACAGCAGAGGAACGTAACGTCTCACGACAAGCCTACGCTGGCCTGCTTTGGTGCAAGCAGTTTTATTACTTCATCGCTGAGCGATGGATGAGCGGTGACCCCACACAGATTGCACCACCACCGGAGCGGATGAAGAAGTCGGAAGACTGGCGTCACCTCTTCTGCCGAGACATTCTTTCGATGCCCGATAAGTGGGAGTACCCCTGGTTCGCAGCGTGGGACACGGCGTTCCACATGATTCCCATGGCGAGTATCGATCCGGAGTTTGCGAAGGATCAACTTCTCCTCCTGCTGCGCGAGTGGTACATGCACCCCAATGGGCAGATGCCCGCGTATGAATTCGCCTTTGGCGACGTCAATCCGCCCGTTCACGGATGGGCTGTATTGCATGTTTATCGTTTAGGCGCAGATGAGAACGGCGTCGGCGATCTCGACTTCCTGGAGCGCGCCTTCCAGAAGCTCATGCTGAACTTTACGTGGTGGGTGAACCGCAACGATGAAAAGGGCCGGAACCTCTTCGGTGGCGGTTTCTTAGGACTCGACAATATCGGTGTCTTCGATCGTTCCGTCGCTCTCCCGGACGGCGTAAACCTGCATCAGGCTGACGGCACCGCGTGGATGGGCCTGTACTGCGCGGTCATGCTGCAGATCGCACTCGAGCTTGCCCATCATCGCTCAAAGGCCTACGAAGATATCGCCAGCAAGTTTTTTGAGCACTATATCGCTGTTATCGACGCCATCAACTCTGTCGGGGGCTCCGGTCTGTGGGACGAAGACGAGGGGTTCTATTTCGACAAGTTAGATCACGACGATGGCCGCAGCATATCGCTGAAAGTGCGTTCTATGGTTGGTATCGCCCCACTCTTCGCCGTTTGCATTATGAAGCGCGACACGATAGCGGGATTGAAAGATTTCGAGAAACGCAAGAAGTGGTTCTTAACTAATAAGGAGGAACTCTCGCAGTACGTCAGTACAGCCAAGTGCGCCAACGAACGAATCGATGGATCGCAATGGATTGCCATTGCACCTCGCCATCGATTTCAACGTATTCTGCAACGAGTTCTCGATGAGTCAGAGTTTCTTTCCCCTCATGGCATACGCGCCCTGTCGCGACATCATCATGAAAATCCGTTCGAAGTAGAGCTCGCCGGCCAGCGCCTCAGAGTTCGTTACACGCCTGCGGAGGGAGACAGCGGCATGTTCGGCGGCAATAGTAACTGGCGCGGCCCCGTATGGTTCCCTATGAACATGCTTTTGATCAATGCGTTGCAGCGTTATTCGCTGGTATATGGAGATGATTTCAGGCTCGAATACCCCACGGGCAGCGGCCAACAACGGCCCCTCATCGAGATTGCCGAGGACATCGCACGGCGTCTGGTGAATCTCTTTCTCCCCGGACAGGATGGCCACCGACCCAGCCATGGCAGGGAAGGACGTTACGCTACCGACCCGTATTGGAAAGACCTGATCATATTCAGTGAGTACTTCGATGGCGATACGGGGCGCGGTCTCGGCGCCTCACATCAGACGGGCTGGACCGCACTAGCTGCGACGCTCATTCAAGCCCTCTACAAAGCTCGCGAGACACGTGACCGCGCGCAGTAG
- a CDS encoding acyltransferase family protein — protein sequence MTRSNSARLPGLDTLRAIAIVAVMLYHLESFLPEKMTAAAQFGWIGVDLFFVLSGYLIGTQLLRPYAHGERPSVRQFYRRRAYRILPAYLVVLWFYLVFPTWRESPVLPPLWQFLTFTVNLFFVDFSHHAFSHVWSLCVEEHFYLVLPLLVILLMRRPSLRKTVLVIGAVVLFGICFRGYELFSLIAPSGWSGRGVSDDFGTFYYKYLYYPTYSRLDGLVVGVTLALVRLFRPGWWGWMTRRGHAALILGLALTGFVCWMFRDHGMADATKVAAWGTVVGYPLLAAGLGLLVVSSVSSDGWLSRFRLPGAELLATLAFSLYLTHKEVAHLDRKYLPSLAGARDAKTVVIYAVTCLLAAGALYGLVERPFMVLRDRSERRRTEGVDADMLREPAL from the coding sequence ATGACACGATCGAACTCAGCGCGATTGCCTGGTCTGGACACGTTGCGAGCAATCGCGATTGTGGCTGTGATGCTGTATCACTTGGAATCGTTTCTTCCTGAGAAGATGACCGCTGCCGCTCAGTTTGGCTGGATTGGGGTCGACCTGTTCTTTGTGCTGAGCGGATATCTAATCGGGACGCAGTTGTTGAGGCCGTACGCCCACGGAGAGAGACCTTCGGTGCGGCAGTTCTACCGGCGGAGAGCGTACCGGATTCTGCCGGCGTATCTCGTTGTCTTGTGGTTTTACCTTGTATTCCCCACATGGCGGGAGTCTCCGGTGCTGCCGCCGTTGTGGCAGTTTTTGACGTTTACAGTCAATCTGTTCTTCGTCGACTTTAGCCATCATGCTTTTTCGCATGTCTGGTCGCTGTGCGTGGAAGAGCACTTTTATCTGGTTCTCCCGCTGTTGGTGATCTTGTTGATGCGAAGACCATCGCTGCGGAAGACGGTGCTTGTGATCGGAGCTGTTGTTCTATTCGGGATCTGCTTTCGCGGCTACGAATTGTTTTCGTTGATTGCGCCGTCGGGATGGAGCGGCCGCGGAGTGTCCGACGACTTCGGCACGTTTTACTACAAATATCTCTACTATCCGACTTACTCACGACTTGACGGCCTGGTTGTGGGCGTGACGCTGGCGTTGGTGCGGCTGTTCAGGCCAGGTTGGTGGGGCTGGATGACCCGTAGAGGACATGCGGCTCTTATCCTGGGGTTGGCGCTGACTGGGTTCGTCTGCTGGATGTTTCGAGATCATGGAATGGCAGATGCTACGAAGGTTGCGGCTTGGGGTACGGTGGTTGGCTATCCGCTGCTGGCGGCCGGGTTGGGTTTGCTTGTGGTTTCAAGCGTGAGCAGCGATGGGTGGCTGAGCAGGTTTCGCTTGCCCGGAGCGGAGCTGCTGGCTACGCTCGCATTCAGCCTTTATCTGACGCATAAAGAGGTTGCGCATCTGGATCGGAAGTATCTTCCGTCGCTTGCCGGTGCGCGGGATGCGAAGACAGTCGTGATTTATGCGGTGACCTGTTTGCTGGCTGCAGGGGCGTTGTATGGGCTGGTGGAGCGCCCGTTTATGGTTCTGCGGGATCGCTCCGAACGGCGAAGGACCGAGGGCGTCGATGCAGACATGCTTCGTGAGCCAGCTTTGTAG
- a CDS encoding nuclear transport factor 2 family protein yields METTLLVRSLLLVARTAATGLLTPALYATTTEEQAVLAPVQAMFEGMATRNAAAIKEPLLHDGTMVVMRNGTLTQITFEAFADRVQTSGKTHIEERIHDPLIRIDNDVAMVWAPFVFLIDGKVDHCGTDLFNLVRKDGKWLIASLTADVGRKDCPTK; encoded by the coding sequence ATGGAGACTACTCTTTTGGTGCGCTCGCTTTTGCTTGTCGCTCGAACAGCGGCCACCGGCCTTCTGACTCCCGCACTCTACGCAACAACAACGGAAGAGCAAGCGGTTCTTGCGCCCGTCCAAGCGATGTTTGAAGGCATGGCCACGCGCAACGCCGCGGCGATTAAAGAACCTCTCCTGCACGACGGAACTATGGTGGTAATGCGAAATGGAACTTTGACTCAGATAACCTTCGAAGCTTTCGCAGATCGGGTGCAAACGTCGGGAAAGACACACATTGAGGAGAGAATCCATGATCCACTGATCCGAATCGATAATGACGTCGCAATGGTGTGGGCACCGTTCGTATTTCTGATAGACGGCAAGGTAGATCACTGCGGAACGGATTTATTCAACCTCGTCCGCAAGGATGGAAAGTGGCTGATTGCGAGTCTCACAGCAGATGTCGGACGAAAGGATTGTCCAACGAAGTAG
- a CDS encoding efflux transporter outer membrane subunit: MIGTRKFAAVLASALLLNGCKVGPNYKRPMVVTPDQYRGVAPDLPGQPTAQPFAEMQWETVFQDETLRALIREALINNYDMLIAASRILQAQAVVGITRANQLPNVSGSGGVDYQRNAFALNGPTVDSLGISLNYIVDFWGKYRRATEGARAQLLATTYGRDVVQTTLISNIAISYFALRQFDDQLDFSQRNVAADNDIVLINTVKYTGGDSAITDVYQADLLLQQAQAQVISAQQSIAQTENQISILLGRNPGPIARGMALVDQPHLATVPTGLPSALLERRPDVRQSEELLVAANANVGVAKAAYFPQISLTGQFGAASTALTSFLQGPATVWSLGGEVLQPLYAGGAITSAYKLAWAQRNESELTYKQTALNAFGDVANSLVGYNQARLFRMKIEEQTNTYQETARLANVRFSGGVTSFLEVLVTQQQFFTSELALAAAWNTEMQNYVQLYQALGGGWQP, encoded by the coding sequence ATGATCGGCACGAGAAAATTCGCGGCCGTCCTGGCATCGGCACTTCTGTTGAACGGTTGCAAGGTAGGGCCAAACTATAAGCGCCCGATGGTGGTGACGCCGGATCAATACCGAGGCGTCGCGCCTGACCTGCCCGGCCAACCTACTGCGCAGCCATTTGCGGAGATGCAATGGGAGACGGTCTTCCAGGACGAAACGCTGCGAGCACTCATCAGGGAAGCCCTGATCAACAACTACGACATGCTGATTGCTGCCTCCCGCATTCTTCAGGCGCAGGCAGTGGTGGGAATAACGCGTGCCAACCAGTTGCCCAATGTCTCTGGCTCAGGAGGCGTGGATTATCAGCGCAACGCTTTCGCCCTCAATGGGCCAACCGTGGATTCGCTGGGCATCTCGCTCAATTACATCGTGGACTTCTGGGGGAAATATCGCCGCGCCACGGAAGGCGCTCGCGCACAGTTGCTCGCAACCACCTATGGCCGCGATGTCGTCCAGACAACCTTGATCTCTAACATAGCAATCTCCTACTTCGCGCTACGGCAATTTGACGATCAATTGGATTTTTCGCAGAGAAACGTTGCCGCTGACAACGACATCGTACTGATTAACACCGTCAAATACACGGGTGGCGACAGCGCAATCACCGATGTGTATCAAGCTGACCTGCTGTTGCAACAGGCCCAGGCTCAGGTGATCAGTGCCCAACAATCGATCGCTCAAACTGAAAACCAGATCAGCATTCTTCTGGGGCGCAACCCAGGACCGATCGCTCGTGGCATGGCCCTGGTCGATCAACCGCATCTGGCCACTGTTCCGACCGGGCTTCCTTCGGCCCTGCTTGAACGTCGGCCCGATGTCAGGCAGAGTGAAGAACTCCTGGTCGCGGCGAATGCAAACGTGGGTGTGGCCAAGGCGGCCTACTTCCCACAGATATCTTTGACGGGTCAGTTTGGAGCGGCAAGCACTGCGCTGACCAGCTTCCTCCAAGGGCCAGCGACGGTGTGGTCGCTGGGTGGAGAGGTACTGCAGCCGTTATATGCCGGCGGCGCGATCACGAGTGCTTACAAACTCGCCTGGGCACAGCGCAATGAGTCGGAATTGACCTATAAACAGACGGCGCTGAACGCCTTTGGCGATGTAGCCAACAGTCTGGTTGGATATAACCAGGCGCGACTTTTTCGTATGAAAATCGAAGAGCAGACGAACACCTACCAGGAGACTGCGCGTCTTGCGAACGTACGTTTTTCAGGTGGAGTGACGAGCTTCCTTGAAGTGCTTGTTACTCAACAGCAGTTTTTCACTTCGGAGTTGGCGTTGGCTGCTGCCTGGAATACTGAGATGCAAAACTACGTTCAGCTGTATCAGGCATTGGGCGGAGGCTGGCAGCCATAG
- a CDS encoding DUF5110 domain-containing protein, whose translation MPYIYSLAHGTHENGAPFMRGLFMDFGDDPKVVDVGDEYMFGPSLLVAPVVEQGVTSREVYLPAGTDWYNFWTNERMHGGQTVMVAAPIDVIPLFVKAASILPLGEAVESTNERQRLAKVKVYPGADGEFELYRDDGTTYEYEQGKSELTRFHWSDRTKNLTRTGTKAEVVSEDGLVEVVGAGH comes from the coding sequence ATGCCATACATCTACTCGCTCGCGCACGGAACGCACGAGAATGGCGCGCCGTTTATGCGTGGATTGTTTATGGACTTTGGCGATGATCCGAAGGTGGTCGATGTTGGCGATGAATATATGTTTGGGCCATCGCTATTGGTCGCTCCGGTGGTGGAGCAAGGCGTCACTTCACGCGAGGTATATCTGCCGGCTGGGACGGATTGGTATAACTTCTGGACGAATGAGCGGATGCACGGCGGGCAGACGGTGATGGTGGCTGCGCCGATTGATGTGATTCCGCTGTTTGTGAAGGCGGCGTCGATTCTTCCGCTAGGTGAAGCGGTGGAGAGTACAAATGAGCGGCAGAGGCTCGCGAAGGTGAAGGTCTATCCAGGTGCGGATGGGGAGTTTGAGCTGTATCGCGACGATGGGACAACGTATGAGTACGAGCAGGGAAAGTCGGAGCTGACTCGGTTCCATTGGTCGGATAGGACAAAGAATCTGACCCGGACGGGGACGAAGGCTGAAGTGGTATCGGAGGATGGATTGGTGGAAGTGGTTGGGGCGGGGCACTAG
- a CDS encoding TIM-barrel domain-containing protein: protein MAVARGYRGRHLPIDDLVIDWFHYTKIGEMDMDPARWPDPVSMNKQLHAMNFHTMISVWTRFVPESRYYKTVLTNGWFEALADGTPTNGLPYDRAGSDIDSTNPEAARWFWGIVKENYVAKGFDSFWADETEPDLPPNGSYWHIGPGT from the coding sequence ATGGCGGTGGCGCGAGGGTATCGTGGACGCCATCTGCCAATTGACGACCTCGTGATCGACTGGTTTCACTACACGAAGATCGGTGAGATGGATATGGATCCGGCGCGTTGGCCTGACCCCGTCTCGATGAACAAGCAACTGCACGCGATGAACTTTCATACGATGATCAGCGTCTGGACGCGGTTTGTGCCCGAGAGCCGTTACTACAAGACGGTTTTGACGAATGGGTGGTTCGAGGCATTGGCAGATGGGACGCCGACAAATGGGCTGCCGTACGATCGCGCGGGGTCGGATATTGATTCGACGAATCCTGAGGCGGCGAGGTGGTTCTGGGGAATTGTGAAGGAGAACTATGTTGCGAAGGGGTTCGATTCGTTCTGGGCGGATGAGACGGAGCCGGACCTGCCGCCGAATGGGAGCTATTGGCATATCGGGCCGGGGACGTAG
- the frr gene encoding ribosome recycling factor produces MASAMAGIEALKGTHQQLKSRMESSVEDFRGHLLSARTGRANVHMLDQIKVDYYGTDTPVAQMGQVSTPEPTLILVQPYDAGMVSAIEKAIRTSGTGLNPMTDGKVIRVPVPPMTEERRKDVVKQLNKTLEDHKTAIRNIRRDGNDQIKKAAKDKLISADDEKRANEEVQQLTDVEIKRIEELFKAKEKEIMTV; encoded by the coding sequence ATGGCATCAGCAATGGCAGGGATTGAGGCGTTGAAGGGAACCCATCAGCAGTTGAAGTCGCGGATGGAGAGTTCCGTAGAGGATTTTCGCGGGCATCTGCTGTCGGCGCGGACCGGGCGGGCGAACGTGCATATGCTCGACCAGATCAAGGTGGACTACTACGGCACGGATACACCTGTGGCCCAGATGGGCCAGGTGTCGACGCCCGAGCCTACGCTGATCCTGGTGCAGCCCTACGATGCGGGGATGGTGTCGGCGATCGAGAAGGCGATTCGTACGTCGGGGACGGGACTGAATCCGATGACGGATGGGAAGGTGATTCGCGTGCCTGTGCCGCCGATGACCGAGGAGCGGCGCAAGGATGTGGTGAAGCAGTTGAATAAGACGCTCGAGGATCATAAGACGGCGATCCGCAATATCCGCCGCGATGGCAATGATCAGATCAAGAAGGCGGCGAAGGACAAGCTGATCTCGGCCGACGATGAGAAGCGGGCGAACGAAGAGGTTCAGCAGTTGACCGACGTGGAGATCAAGCGGATTGAGGAGCTTTTCAAGGCGAAGGAAAAAGAGATCATGACGGTCTGA